Genomic window (Nitrospirales bacterium LBB_01):
CCAAGTCGTCTATTGAAAAACATGCGCGGGAGAAGGGATTAACTACAATCACCGTCGCTCTGATGGAGGAGGCGAGGCATCTTTATGGAATGTAGGAGGAGTCATGTTAATTAAAGGAAAATCATGGAAATTTGGCAGAGACATTGATACTGATGCTATAATTCCGGCAAGATACTTAAACACGTCAGACCCGGCGGAGCTTGCAACGCACGTGATGGAGGACGCCGATAAGGATTTTTCTAAGAAAATAAGCCGTGGGGATTTAATAGTAGCTCTGGAGAACTTTGGCTGCGGCTCATCCAGAGAACATGCCCCTATTGCCATTAAAGCTGCCGGACTCTCTGCGGTTTTAGCAAAGAGCTATGCCAGAATATTTTACAGAAACGCCTTTAATATTGGACTGCCGATTTTTGAATCTTCTGAGGCCGTTGAGGGCATAAAAGAGGGCGATGTGGTTGAAATTGACGCCGACACGGGAGTAATTAAAAACCACAGCACGGGAGTGGAGTTTAAGGCTAAGCCAATACCTCCGTTTATGCAGGAGCTGATAAACTCCGGCGGCCTTATTGAATGGACACGGAAAAAACTAAAAATCGCCTGAGGTCACAAAAATTACATGGAACAAAAGGTAGTTAATGTAGTAAACAGGTTTAAAATACTTTTGTCGGAAAAAATTACAACAAAAGAGATAGTTGTGTTTGGCTCACGTGCAAGAGAGGATAACACTGAAAATTCCGACCTTGATATTTTAGTTGTTGTGGAGATAGCAGGGCATAGTGTTGAGAAAGTAATTAGTGACGCTGCATGGGAGGCAGGGTTTCCCGATGACATACTTATAGTTCCTGTAGTAATTACACTCGATCAATTAAGGGACAGCCCTGTTAGAGAGTCTTCATTTATCAAGAATGTGTATAGAGAAGGCATTTTAGTTTGAATAATGATGTTTTTCAGCTAGTAAAATATAGACTTGAACAGGCTCACGATTGCCTAATACCGAGTTGTGTTCAAAGATATGCATAAAAAACTGGATTCCTGCTTTCGCAGGAATGACAAGAAAAAAAGGAATGACAGAAAGAAAAAAGCATCTCCACCATTGTCATTCCCGCCTACGAGCGGGAATCCAGTCCTTTTCTACTACTATTATATTACCTTTCTGGGAGCTACTTGGATAATGTGTTTTATTGACAAACACCTGTTCAATCTAATATCATCAAGGTTACACGGATATGATTTTATCGGACAGAGACATTAAACAATCTTTAGAGAGCGGGCGGATAAAAGTTGTACCAAGCCCGGAGCTTGACAAGCAGCTTGGCGCCTGCACGCTGGATATGCGGCTGGGTAACGTTTTTAGCGTGTTTGAACACAGCAGGTACCCCATACTTGATTTAAGATCTGGAATTAAAATAGATGACATTATGACTTCAATTACAATACCTGATTGTGATAGATTCATTCTTCAGCCGGGGGAGTTTGCTCTTGCTATGACCATAGAAAGGCTTGAGCTGCCGGATGACCTCGTAGGACGCATTGACGGCAGAAGCAGTCTGGGACGCCTTGGACTGATAATTCATGGCACCGCCTCTACGTTTGAGCCGGGTTGGAAAGGTAATCCCACCCTTGAGCTAAGTAACATAGGCAGAATGCCGATAGCCCTTTATCCGGGTATGCGAATATGTTCTTTTACGTTTGAAATGCTCTCCAGTCCTGCCGAGGTCCCTTATGACAA
Coding sequences:
- a CDS encoding 3-isopropylmalate dehydratase small subunit, coding for MLIKGKSWKFGRDIDTDAIIPARYLNTSDPAELATHVMEDADKDFSKKISRGDLIVALENFGCGSSREHAPIAIKAAGLSAVLAKSYARIFYRNAFNIGLPIFESSEAVEGIKEGDVVEIDADTGVIKNHSTGVEFKAKPIPPFMQELINSGGLIEWTRKKLKIA
- a CDS encoding nucleotidyltransferase domain-containing protein, encoding MEQKVVNVVNRFKILLSEKITTKEIVVFGSRAREDNTENSDLDILVVVEIAGHSVEKVISDAAWEAGFPDDILIVPVVITLDQLRDSPVRESSFIKNVYREGILV
- a CDS encoding dCTP deaminase, with protein sequence MILSDRDIKQSLESGRIKVVPSPELDKQLGACTLDMRLGNVFSVFEHSRYPILDLRSGIKIDDIMTSITIPDCDRFILQPGEFALAMTIERLELPDDLVGRIDGRSSLGRLGLIIHGTASTFEPGWKGNPTLELSNIGRMPIALYPGMRICSFTFEMLSSPAEVPYDKKMSAKYMNQDGPLPSKIIDDDTV